The stretch of DNA TAATTTTTTGGTTACCTTAAAGTAAGGGTAAAACCTTGTACTTTCTCTTATTCGTGTAGGCATTGTGAAACTAGGTTTGACCATCATCTCAAGTGCTATTGTGTTAAGAGcctttaaaaatttgttaaaattcttACTTGTAGCAAAGTGTGACCGATAAAATGTTTCACGAGTATGACAATATCTAGAGTTCTGGGCAACCGTTAGTAAAAATGTTGCAACCATTTCTTCAACAGTAATATATCTTGTATCTTTTAGAAATGTTTTCTCTCTTATAATATGGCATAACTTTAAAAACACATCTGGATACATTCTATATACCTGTCGAAAGTTATCAGAATCTTCAGTCAATACGTTTTGTATGTAATTGTATCCACGTGAAGTAATTGGTCGCCGAGCTAGTCAGGGAGTTCCTTAATAGCATCCCAACAACCattttctttctctcttctctgCACCAAACAATGGATATCAGCCGCTATTGAATCAAGAGTATTAGATAATTTATCTAACACTTTAGATCGATTTGTTTGCTCAGGTGAACTACTATTTCCTTCATATTCAGTTCTATTTCTTTTCCTCTTATAATACTTTGCTGAACTTGCTTCAACATTTATCTCTTGAGGTGCTGGTGAAGTATATTGTGGTAATCGTGGATCTTGAGAATCTACTTGTATATCATTTTGTGTAAATCCATCgttaacaaaatcaaaatgtagTTGATCAATTCTATGTTGATTATCTTCTTCAACATTATAGATTCTTGCATCAGTTTCATCACCCAATCCGATAGAGTTTTTTCGTACGGCAGTAGTACTTCCAAATACAAATGCTAAATCTTCATAGTCAGCAACCGTATCGGTCCGTAGGTGTTTATGAGTAGGACGAgactagaaaagaaaaagaaaatagttaatgaatgatttaaaaaaaaaaaaaaactaagcaaCATCTATGTTAATTAAAGGATATAACAATCTCACCTTCAAATAATCTTCCCACACCTCATCACTAGCTGTAAACCTCTTTGTTATTGGATCCCAACCAAATCCAAAACTATGACGCATAAGCTCAGAAAAGTTGTTAAaatgattcttgaaccatttcAATCTACTTTGGTATTGTGCATACGATCTTTAACACCCAAGCTTTTCATTCAGAGCAGGAAGTATCCTCTTCTCCACAGTTAACTTGCTTAAACCTCTACTATCACGCCATCCATTTTTTATGGCATCAACCATGAGTTGTAACAACTCGTTACTCTCCTCAGGTGCCCATAATGCATAATTtccattaactttatttttacctTTACTCTTTTCTTGATGAGTATCTCccatttataattactataaaataaataaagaatctcttaaaaaattcaactaatatatatatatatatatatatatatatatatatatatatatataattaataaacatacaattatataaaattataaacatattaattaaataaaatttaaaaattataaattaaaaaatttgctgcAACCAACAGCAAGTTGCTACTGGTTGCAgcaaatatttttgttgttgttccataAATCTTGCTGCTGTTCGCAGCAGATTCTTACTGCGACCGCAGCAATTCTTTTAGCTGTGATCGCagcaattattttgttgtgatggcaataaaaaattttcttgaacataaaaaagaatatttatgaaagatttgaaacgtaccgtaaaattgatggaaaatttgcctagtttaaggatagaggaaaaaaaagtttgcagagaatattgaaaagtttggggttggagggttggatttcatctatttatattaatgaagataaagtctatagaaatcctattctgacagagtttgtgaaagtcagtaactttttgaataccagtagacttttaataactctataaaagtctgaatcgaatacttGTCTacttttaaagaattttgaaaagtttgaattgaatacaggtagacttttaaagagtttataaaagtctaaattgaataccaccaaacttttaaagttgataaaagtatttaaaagttcatgaaagtcgtgattaAATACACCCCCTTTCAAGTTAGCAGGAAAGGAAAATTGCAGGAGTGGTTGGGCAGTTTTCATGGTGGAAGAAAACCAGAGAGCAGCTTTTTTATTGAACTGAAAATTGATTCTTACAGGGAAAGAGGagactatatatatagtcaaacaAGGAGATAAAATGACAAGAATAACCTTCTAACAAACTCAAGAAAGGCTAGATACAGAATGTTCTAGAATGCTACTAGAGTATTGCTTCTCATTCTtcaacaccccccccccccgtaAGCTGGAGAGTACATATCCTGTAATCCCAGCTTAGAAATGAAGCTCTTGTACTGTGGCAGAGGAAGTGGCTTTGTAAAACCATCAGCAGTTTGATTAGCAGAAGAGATATACATTAGCTTAACTAATCCCTGTTGTACCTTCTCCCTCACAATATGACAGTCAATCTCAATATGTTTTGTCCTTTCATGAAACACAAAATTTTCACCAATAGCTATAGCAGACTTGTTATCACAAAAGAACAATGTAGGCTTGGATGGGACTAATCCAAGATCACTTAACAGGAACCATAACCACTGaatttcacacacacacactgccAAAGCCCTGTATTCGGCTTCAGACGATGATTTTGAGACAGTGGGCTGCTTCTTAGACTTCCGAGATATCAAAGAATTCCCAAGAAATACACAATAAGCAGTTATGGATTTCCTTGTTTCTGGACATGTTGCCCAATCTGAATCAATGAAAGCTTGTAGATGAATATTAGAATCTGCTGAAAAAAATATCCCTTTACCTGGAGCCCCTTTCAAGTACCTTAACACCCTATGTGCCGCTGTTAGCTGCTTATCAGTTGGTTTGTCAATGAATTGACTTAGCTGCTGTACTGCATATGCTATGTCAAGTCTTGTAGCTGTCAAGTAGAGAAGTCTTCCTACAAGTCTTCTATAAACACCAACATCTGTAACAGTTATTCCATCATTGTGCATAAACGTCTGCCCTGGAACTATAGGACTTGCTAGAGGCTTACTGTCCAAGAAGCCAACTTCGGTCAAAATATCAAGTGTATATTTCCTCTGACAAAGATTGAGACCGACTGAAGTCCTAGCTGCTTCAATGCCCAAAAAATAACTGAGATTCCCTagatcttttattttaaaagtggaaTCTAAGAACTGCTTTAGTTCATCAATAGAATTCATGGCATCACTAGCAATGATGATGTCGTCTACATAAACTAAAAGAGCTGTGAAAGAATCAGATGAGTGTTTAACAAATAATGAAGGATCAGACTTAACTTGAGTAAAATCATTAGACAGCAATGCTAATGTGAGTTTTGCATTCCACTGTCTACTAGCTTGTTTGAGCCCATACAATGATCTTGTCAGCTTGCAAACTTGATTGGGTTTATCACTTTGAAAGCCGGGGGGAAATACCATGTAAACTTcttcattaagctcaccatgaAGAAAAGCATTATTGACATCTAATTGTTGGATATACCACCCCTTTGTTACTGCCACTGCAAGTAGAGTTCTTATAGTGGTGATTCTCGCAACTGGTGAAAAAGTCTCAACATAGTCCACCCCTAGATGTTGAGTGTACCCCTTTGCCACTAACCTTGCCTTATATCTTTCTACTGAACCATCAGCTTTGTACTTGATTTTATACACCCATTTGCATCCAATAGGTGTTTTTTCAGGGGGTAAGTCTGTAAGAACCCACGTATGATTATCCTGTAGTGCTTGAATTTCCTTTTGCATTGAATCTCTCCAACATTCTTGTGTTACAGCTTGTGTATATGTACTAGGTTCACTTGTAGAAGAAATATTCATGGAAAAAATCTTATGTGCAGGTGCCAAGTTTTCATATGAGATGACAGAATGTAAGGGATGAGGAGAAGTAAATCTGTTTTGACTTTCAATTGTGCCACAATGATAGTCTTGGAATCTTACTGGAGCAGCCTTTGTTCTCACAGATCTTCTTGGCTGCAAGGGTTCCTGCTCAATCGGATTTTCTTCCTCAATTTGTTGTTCTAGACTAGAAGACTGATGTTCAACTATATTTTCTTCTATAGCTTGCTTTTCTGGACTAGAATACTCCTAAATGGAACCATCATTTACAGCACTTGTAAAGTCTTGAGGTGCGTGCTGCTCAGAATTATGAAAGGCTTCCTCTGGAAAGAAAAGAGTTGGCAAAGCAGGACTATCTCTTGTAGTGCCAATTAAATCTTTTGATTTGAATGGAAATGACTGCTCATAAAATTGCACATCTCTGGAAACAAAGGTTGACTTACTATGAAGATCATACAGTGTGTAACCTTTGATATGAGCCGGGAAACCTATGAATACGCACTTCCTCCCTCTTGCTGCCATTTTATGTCTTCCCTGTGACAAAGTAGATGCATAACAGAAGCACCCAAATACTTTCAAATGACTATAGTTTACAAGCTTTCCAAACAATGTCTCAAAAGGTGTCTTCCAACCAAGAATACCTGTAGGAACTCTGTTAATTAAGTAAGCAGCATGAAGGACACAATGTCCCCAAAATTTCAGTGGCAAACCTGCTTGAAACCTCAAAGCTCTTGCAACATTAAGTATAtgttgatgttttctttcagcTACAGCGTTCTGTTGAGGAGTTTCTACACATGTTTTCTGATGTACAATCCCTCTTTCATTGTAAAATTCCAGCATATTGAATTCAAGACCATTGTCACTCCTTATAATTTTGACTTTAGTTGAGAATTGTGTATCAACATAACTGCAAAAATTCTTAAGTAAAACCCTTGTGTCTGACTTTTGCTTCATCATATGAATCCAAGTAAATCTGCTATAGTCATCAACAATTGTTAAAAAATAACATTCCCCGTTCATAGTACAAACAGAGAAGGgcccccaaatatcagtatgtAGGAGTTCAAAGCAAGCAGAGGTTCTAGTAGCACTGATAGGAAAAGAGTTTCTCTTGTGTTTGGCAAAATGACATGCATCACAAATGAATTCATCCCCATTTACTGAACATTATACACCATCCAATAGATGCATTTTATTAACAAGAAAATGTCCTAGTCTATTATGCCAAGTATGTGTATTGACATTATTACAGTGCACATAGTCATAAAAAAACTAGTTTTCTTCGTTGGTGGGTTGATCAAGTAATAAAGTCCTTTCTCCTCCTTAGCAAAACCATTCATCTTCTTGCCAGGTTGTTCCTGAATCAAACACTTATCAGACATCACAAGCAAACTACATGCTGATTTTGTCAGTTGGCTAGCAGATACAATGTTGAAAGTGAAGGTAGGTATATAAAGCACATTCTGTAAATGAAGAACTTCAGTAAGCTTTACGGTCCCTACATGTGTCACTGGAACAATTTCACCATTTGGCACATTCACAACAATTCCTTGAACATGATTGTAAGTGTCAAAGTAATTTAAATCACAAACTATATGATCCGTAGCTCCAGTATCTAATATCCAAGTGTCTGAATGTTTTAGTAAAGCATTAATACTGGTGATAAAAGTGTACTTGCCTTTAGGAAGTTgttctgctgctgctgctttgaAGTTAGGAACCAGTCCTGAAGACATGACACTCACACTAGCAGCTGTAGGTGAACTTCAGCTATTTTGTCCAGcttgcagttgtagcatagagaTGAGCTTCTGGATTTGCTCGTTGGACAAGTTAAGATCAGCTTCTACCTGTCTAGAACTAACATacttctgattagtattacctGATACTGCAGCAGAGACTCCAGTCTGTATCTGTTTGCCCTTAGACTTGTATCCTGGTATCCAACCTGGTGGATAACCGTGTTTCTTATAACACTTCTCAACCGTATGACCAGTCATTCCACAGAAAGTGCACTTAGCCATAGATTTATTCACATTATTGAAGGTAAATTtcctcttgttgttgttgtttacaGTAGCCACAATGTTTTCACTTACTGCATCAGTAAGGCTAGCATTAATATGTACTGTTACAAGGCCATGCAACTGCCTCTCTAATTTCATTGCCATGGCAAAGACTTTGTGCACAGGGGGCATGGGATCTAAAAGCAGCACTCCTGATTTTATGCTTGAAAACTCATCACTCAAGCCTTTCAAAAAACGAATAACCTGATCATCCTCTCGTTCTTTTCTGATCTTAGCAGCTAGTTCACATGAGCACTTCTGAGCATTCAAACCACATTGACACTTTAGATTACATTCACATATAGGAAGAGGCCTCAGTGAGCTCATTTCTTCCCATAAAATTCTGGACTGAGTATAGTAATCAGTAACACTACAAGCTCCCTGTCTAAGACTATAGATCTCATCTTGAAGGTCAGAAATTCTATGAGCATCTACTTGTGAAAATCTATTTTTCAAATCCTCCCAAATGTGTTCAGCTAGATCAAAATACATCACACTCTGTGCAATTGAGGGACTAAGAGAATTGATAATCCAAGTACTAACCAGAATATTGCATCTTTCCCATGCCTCGTACTCTGGATCGCTACTAGCAGGGACTGGAATTGCTCCACTGATAATTCCCCACTTGTTTCTCACTTTGAGTGCCATTGTCATGGATCTACTCCACGAATTGTAGTTGGAAGCTATTAAAGGAGGACTAACGAGCACTTTGCTCGCACTTTCATTTgcaggaagaagaagatgatctTCTGTGTTCGTATTCGTTGCGGAGGTTCGATCATCGGCGTTCGA from Ipomoea triloba cultivar NCNSP0323 chromosome 7, ASM357664v1 encodes:
- the LOC116024310 gene encoding uncharacterized protein LOC116024310 yields the protein MALKVRNKWGIISGAIPVPASSDPEYEAWERCNILVSTWIINSLSPSIAQSVMYFDLAEHIWEDLKNRFSQVDAHRISDLQDEIYSLRQGACSVTDYYTQSRILWEEMSSLRPLPICECNLKCQCGLNAQKCSCELAAKIRKEREDDQVIRFLKGLSDEFSSIKSGVLLLDPMPPVHKVFAMAMKLERQLHGLVTVHINASLTDAVSENIVATVNNNNKRKFTFNNVNKSMAKCTFCGMTGHTVEKCYKKHGYPPGWIPGYKSKGKQIQTGVSAAVSGNTNQKYVSSRQVEADLNLSNEQIQKLISMLQLQAGQNS